From the genome of Haloterrigena sp. KLK7, one region includes:
- a CDS encoding HAD family hydrolase, whose translation MSGDDVGTGDGSDAGGADTDASTAPPEWEAVFWDIGGVILDLESVQGAHAAFVEGLVDQHGLELSVEEAVDVWRTAVGDYFRERDGTEFRSAREGYAKGVEALVGEELPRETWEPDFEETVNASIEPIPGAPETIEALAERDLHVGVISDVDDEAGKEMLERFGVREQFDSITTSEEVGRTKPDPVIFETALEKAGVAPERSLMIGDRYDHDVRGADEVGMHGVAFGAEDGPAVSYRIESPEEVLEIVDGT comes from the coding sequence ATGAGCGGGGACGACGTCGGTACCGGTGACGGCAGCGATGCGGGCGGTGCCGACACCGACGCCAGCACCGCGCCCCCGGAGTGGGAGGCCGTCTTCTGGGACATCGGCGGCGTCATCCTCGACCTCGAGTCCGTGCAGGGCGCCCACGCGGCGTTCGTCGAGGGCCTGGTCGACCAACACGGCCTCGAGCTGAGCGTCGAGGAGGCCGTCGACGTCTGGCGGACGGCCGTCGGCGACTACTTCCGCGAGCGCGACGGCACCGAGTTTCGCTCGGCCCGCGAGGGGTACGCGAAGGGGGTCGAAGCCCTCGTCGGCGAGGAACTGCCCCGCGAGACGTGGGAGCCCGACTTCGAGGAGACCGTCAATGCATCGATCGAACCGATCCCGGGCGCGCCGGAGACGATCGAGGCCCTCGCCGAGCGCGACCTCCACGTCGGCGTCATCAGCGACGTCGACGACGAGGCGGGAAAGGAGATGCTCGAGCGGTTCGGCGTCCGCGAGCAGTTCGACTCGATCACGACCTCGGAGGAGGTCGGCCGGACGAAGCCCGATCCCGTGATCTTCGAGACGGCCCTCGAGAAGGCCGGCGTCGCCCCCGAGCGATCGCTGATGATCGGCGACCGGTACGACCACGACGTGAGGGGCGCCGACGAGGTGGGAATGCACGGCGTCGCGTTCGGCGCCGAGGACGGCCCGGCCGTCTCCTATCGGATCGAATCGCCCGAGGAGGTGCTCGAAATCGTCGACGGGACGTGA
- a CDS encoding phosphotransferase family protein, translating into MSDEYYDRLVDEDALVAYLSEHLGEVDDYEIERHQEGHSNETLFVTWGGEELVIRRPPPGETADTAHDVLREYRVTKALSDTDVPVPETKVACDDHDVIGSDFYVMERLEGDVLREEEPERFADPDHRRRIGEDLVDTLAKIHRLDYEEIGLGEFGRPAGYTQRQVDRWGKQLSWAFEVTEDEREVPDLYDVGDWLQENVPEDHPHSLVHGDYKLDNVMFAPGTPPALNAVFDWEMATLGDPRADLGWMLSYWRDPKDPDPEIPELVTRFMEREGYPTRVELVDRWEELTGLEFERERFYRTLAVYKLAGLGEMFFRRHLEGNADNPLYPKMEDRVPALAARAKRILEGDEPL; encoded by the coding sequence ATGAGCGACGAGTACTACGACCGACTGGTCGACGAAGACGCGCTGGTCGCGTACCTCTCCGAGCACCTCGGGGAGGTCGACGACTACGAGATCGAGCGCCACCAGGAGGGCCACTCCAACGAGACGCTGTTCGTCACCTGGGGCGGCGAGGAACTGGTCATCCGGCGGCCGCCGCCGGGCGAGACCGCCGACACCGCCCACGACGTCCTCCGGGAGTACCGGGTGACGAAGGCGCTTTCCGACACGGACGTCCCCGTCCCCGAGACGAAGGTGGCCTGCGACGACCACGACGTCATCGGCAGCGACTTCTACGTGATGGAACGCCTCGAGGGCGACGTCCTCCGGGAGGAGGAACCCGAGCGGTTCGCCGACCCCGACCACCGCCGTCGGATCGGTGAGGATCTCGTCGACACGCTGGCGAAGATCCACCGGCTGGACTACGAGGAGATCGGCCTCGGCGAGTTCGGCCGACCCGCGGGCTACACCCAGCGCCAGGTCGACCGCTGGGGCAAGCAGCTCTCGTGGGCGTTCGAGGTCACCGAGGACGAGCGCGAGGTGCCCGACCTCTACGACGTCGGCGACTGGCTCCAGGAGAACGTCCCCGAGGACCACCCGCACTCGCTGGTCCACGGCGACTACAAGTTGGACAACGTGATGTTTGCACCCGGCACGCCGCCGGCGCTCAACGCCGTCTTCGACTGGGAGATGGCGACGCTGGGCGACCCGCGGGCCGATCTGGGCTGGATGCTCTCCTACTGGCGCGATCCGAAGGATCCCGACCCCGAGATTCCGGAACTGGTCACGCGGTTCATGGAACGCGAGGGCTACCCGACCCGCGTCGAACTCGTCGACCGCTGGGAGGAGCTGACCGGCCTCGAGTTCGAACGCGAGCGGTTCTACCGGACGCTCGCGGTCTACAAGCTGGCCGGCCTCGGCGAGATGTTCTTCCGCCGGCACCTCGAGGGCAACGCGGACAACCCGCTGTACCCGAAGATGGAAGACCGCGTGCCGGCGCTGGCCGCGCGGGCGAAACGGATCCTCGAGGGCGACGAACCGCTGTAG
- a CDS encoding DUF5789 family protein: protein MADDKKGRNKQADDEERRQRERELQEARDRGDEPEPVDAALEDALDDLDDNLEDREYPTTADELVSAHGDREIETEDGSKRLEDVFDPVDDESYDSADEVRNRIRELTDR from the coding sequence ATGGCAGACGATAAAAAGGGCCGAAACAAGCAAGCGGACGACGAGGAGCGACGCCAGCGAGAGCGAGAACTCCAGGAAGCGCGCGACCGCGGCGATGAACCCGAACCGGTAGACGCCGCGCTCGAGGACGCACTCGACGATCTGGACGACAACCTCGAGGACCGCGAGTACCCGACGACGGCCGACGAACTCGTCAGCGCCCACGGAGACCGCGAGATCGAGACGGAGGACGGATCGAAACGCCTCGAGGACGTGTTCGATCCGGTCGACGACGAATCGTACGACTCCGCCGACGAGGTTCGGAATCGGATTCGAGAACTGACTGACCGCTGA
- a CDS encoding 3-hydroxyacyl-CoA dehydrogenase NAD-binding domain-containing protein: protein MSLDSIDRVAVLGAGNMGHGITEVTAMAGYDVTMRDIKDEFVEDGYESIEWSLEKLEEKELIDESAETVLERIDTTTDLEAAVADADLVIEAAPEDLDLKHDIFSDLEEYTSEDTLLATNTSSLPITDIAEAVDTPERVLGLHFFNPPVKMDLVEVIYGQDTSDEAAEAGYEWVESIGKTPIYVRKDVRGFVVNTIVGPFGGEPAFMVSNGEATIRQADATMVHERGYPMGPFELADLTGIDVGYHVRKEGGSPIPPITEEKVEAGELGQKTGKGFYDYEDGDGADYEPEDAGDFDWLRVEARMINRAAFLVGEDVATPEEVDTGVQLGLGFPEGICRRADKIGLDEVLEKLETLHEETGADRFEPHPYLEELVAEGETGEDAGAGFYDYGDDELGPYHDLNYDLEDGVLQVELDRPSRMNALSGDLLAEIDDLFSSIDTDEVRCATIEGTGDRAFSAGADISEFSDAEPTDLMDVTPAFETVNDFPRPVLAKIDGFCLGAGLELALACDLRVATERSAFGAPEITLGLIPGGGGTQRLLRVLGETRAKELVFRGNHIDADRAEEWGLINRSVERDDFDDTVEEFVSDLRNGPPIGLEVAKKVMNEGQDASMEAALTMESQGFGLLSSTDDVLEGTTAFAEDRDPEFEGE from the coding sequence ATGTCACTCGACAGCATCGACCGCGTCGCCGTGCTGGGCGCGGGGAACATGGGACACGGGATCACCGAAGTGACCGCGATGGCCGGCTACGACGTCACGATGCGCGACATCAAAGACGAGTTCGTCGAGGACGGCTACGAGTCCATCGAGTGGAGCCTCGAGAAGCTCGAGGAGAAGGAACTCATCGACGAATCGGCCGAGACGGTCCTCGAGCGAATCGACACCACGACGGATCTCGAAGCGGCCGTCGCCGACGCCGACCTCGTCATCGAGGCCGCCCCCGAGGACCTGGACCTGAAACACGACATCTTCTCGGACCTCGAGGAGTACACCAGCGAGGACACCCTGCTGGCGACCAACACCTCGAGCCTGCCGATCACGGACATCGCGGAGGCCGTCGATACGCCCGAGCGCGTGCTCGGTCTGCACTTCTTCAACCCGCCGGTGAAGATGGACCTCGTGGAGGTCATCTACGGGCAGGACACGAGCGACGAGGCGGCCGAGGCCGGCTACGAGTGGGTCGAGTCGATCGGCAAGACGCCGATCTACGTCCGCAAGGACGTCCGCGGCTTCGTCGTCAACACGATCGTTGGCCCGTTCGGCGGCGAGCCCGCGTTCATGGTCTCGAACGGCGAGGCGACGATCCGGCAGGCCGACGCGACGATGGTCCACGAGCGGGGCTATCCGATGGGACCGTTCGAACTCGCCGACCTGACCGGCATCGACGTCGGCTACCACGTCCGTAAGGAGGGGGGGAGTCCGATTCCGCCGATCACGGAGGAGAAGGTCGAGGCCGGTGAGCTCGGCCAGAAGACCGGCAAGGGCTTCTACGACTACGAGGACGGCGACGGCGCCGACTACGAACCCGAGGACGCGGGCGACTTCGACTGGCTCCGCGTCGAGGCCCGCATGATCAACCGCGCCGCGTTCCTCGTCGGCGAGGACGTCGCCACTCCCGAGGAGGTCGACACCGGCGTCCAGCTCGGGCTCGGCTTCCCCGAGGGCATCTGCCGCCGCGCGGACAAGATCGGCCTCGACGAGGTCTTAGAGAAACTCGAGACGCTCCACGAGGAGACGGGCGCCGACCGCTTCGAGCCCCACCCGTACCTCGAGGAGCTCGTCGCTGAGGGCGAGACCGGCGAGGACGCCGGCGCGGGCTTCTACGACTACGGCGACGACGAACTCGGGCCCTACCACGACCTGAACTACGACCTCGAGGACGGCGTCCTGCAGGTCGAACTCGACCGCCCCTCGCGGATGAACGCCCTCTCGGGAGACCTGCTCGCGGAGATCGACGACCTGTTCTCGTCGATCGACACCGACGAGGTTCGGTGTGCGACCATCGAGGGCACGGGCGACCGCGCGTTCAGCGCCGGCGCCGACATCTCCGAATTCAGCGACGCCGAGCCGACGGACCTGATGGACGTCACCCCCGCGTTCGAGACGGTCAACGATTTCCCCCGTCCCGTCCTCGCGAAGATCGACGGCTTCTGTCTCGGCGCCGGACTCGAACTCGCGCTCGCCTGCGATCTGCGCGTCGCGACCGAGCGCTCCGCGTTCGGCGCCCCCGAGATCACCCTCGGGCTGATCCCCGGCGGCGGCGGCACCCAGCGGCTCCTCCGCGTGCTCGGGGAGACCCGCGCGAAGGAACTGGTCTTCCGCGGCAACCACATCGACGCCGACCGCGCCGAGGAGTGGGGACTGATCAACCGCTCGGTCGAGCGCGACGACTTCGACGATACCGTCGAGGAGTTCGTCTCCGACCTGCGAAACGGCCCGCCGATCGGCCTCGAGGTCGCCAAGAAGGTCATGAACGAGGGCCAGGACGCGAGCATGGAGGCCGCCCTCACGATGGAGAGCCAGGGCTTCGGTCTGCTGTCCAGCACCGACGACGTGCTCGAGGGCACGACGGCCTTCGCCGAGGACCGCGATCCGGAGTTCGAGGGCGAGTAA
- a CDS encoding PaaI family thioesterase → MQESNDATDATDVPDTDDATGWPEWQSFVDSHGYLSWLDVRVESLEEGRAVLAIDHDEEFENPVGNDGYDPIHGGIVATLIDTASAFALRSTFDDPSGAGLTTTDLNVSYLRPATGDLRAEAEVVRAGKTSGVTRVSVTGADGEAAVGRTTYRLFRSGGAESAADR, encoded by the coding sequence ATGCAGGAGTCAAACGACGCGACCGATGCAACCGATGTCCCCGATACGGACGACGCCACCGGCTGGCCCGAGTGGCAGTCGTTCGTCGACAGCCACGGCTACCTCTCGTGGCTCGACGTCCGCGTCGAGTCCCTCGAGGAGGGCCGTGCAGTCCTCGCCATCGACCACGACGAGGAGTTCGAGAACCCGGTCGGCAACGACGGGTACGACCCGATCCACGGCGGCATCGTCGCCACGCTGATCGACACCGCCAGCGCGTTCGCGCTTCGCTCGACGTTCGACGACCCGAGCGGGGCCGGGTTGACGACGACCGACCTCAACGTCTCGTATCTCCGGCCGGCGACCGGCGACCTCCGGGCCGAGGCGGAGGTCGTTCGCGCCGGCAAGACGTCCGGCGTCACGCGGGTGTCGGTCACCGGCGCCGACGGCGAGGCGGCCGTCGGCCGGACGACCTATCGCCTCTTCCGGAGCGGCGGCGCCGAGAGCGCGGCTGATCGCTGA
- a CDS encoding winged helix-turn-helix domain-containing protein — protein sequence MTDDDQPNWDFKDRDIAILCELSKDPQLSSRELTSVLKSEYDIDVSHVTVSESIRRMRDEGVFREAIIPNEEYYTFALFEFKFNTEHFEDGWRDAMEYIQGSKHTLFYFLSDGEYQWKTVMMFRSSEQISKWIHDCYKKHGDVIANIRNSSVHNVLKFRTDPQIYEDLRSDQTE from the coding sequence ATGACTGATGACGACCAACCGAACTGGGACTTCAAGGATCGCGACATCGCCATCCTCTGTGAGCTCTCGAAGGACCCACAGCTCTCCTCGCGAGAACTGACGAGCGTCCTCAAGTCCGAATACGACATCGACGTCTCGCACGTCACCGTCAGCGAGTCGATCCGCCGAATGCGCGACGAGGGCGTGTTCAGGGAGGCGATCATCCCCAACGAAGAGTACTACACCTTCGCGCTGTTCGAGTTCAAGTTCAACACCGAACACTTCGAGGACGGGTGGCGCGACGCGATGGAGTACATTCAGGGCAGCAAACACACGCTGTTTTACTTCCTCTCCGACGGGGAGTACCAGTGGAAGACCGTCATGATGTTCCGGAGCTCCGAGCAGATCTCGAAGTGGATCCACGACTGTTACAAGAAACACGGCGACGTCATCGCGAACATCCGAAACTCCTCGGTCCACAACGTGCTCAAGTTCCGGACCGACCCGCAGATCTACGAGGACCTGCGCAGCGATCAGACCGAGTAG
- a CDS encoding alpha/beta hydrolase, producing the protein MVDHETWSDEQATTTVTVDGHDLEVAYHEDGPAADGADDEPPVVFLHGIPTWSFLWRDIVPAVAEERRTIAPDMVGYGNSAMHDGFDRSIRAQEAMLEGLLEDLGIDRVVLVAHDIGGGVALRFAAHNLDAVEQLVLSNAVCYDSWPVEFVSTLGLPSTADLEREELEARLESAFVDGAYGEADPEFVAGMKAPWLTDAGHVSLVRDAVATNTNHTTEIDYGAIEAETLLLWGEDDVMQPYDYAERLAEDIDDATLEPLSDAYHWVPEDRSDAYGDRLLDFLK; encoded by the coding sequence ATGGTCGACCACGAGACGTGGAGCGACGAGCAGGCGACGACCACCGTCACCGTCGACGGCCACGACCTCGAGGTCGCCTACCACGAGGACGGCCCAGCGGCGGACGGCGCGGACGACGAACCGCCCGTCGTCTTCCTCCACGGCATCCCCACCTGGTCGTTCCTCTGGCGCGATATCGTCCCCGCGGTCGCCGAGGAGCGCCGGACGATCGCGCCGGACATGGTCGGCTACGGGAACTCCGCGATGCACGACGGCTTCGACCGCTCGATCCGCGCCCAGGAGGCGATGCTCGAGGGGTTGCTCGAGGACCTCGGTATCGACCGAGTCGTCCTCGTCGCCCACGACATCGGCGGCGGGGTCGCCCTGCGGTTCGCCGCGCACAACCTGGACGCCGTCGAGCAGCTCGTGCTCTCGAACGCCGTCTGTTACGACTCCTGGCCCGTCGAGTTCGTCTCGACCCTCGGACTCCCGTCGACGGCCGACCTCGAGCGCGAGGAGCTCGAGGCCCGCCTCGAGTCGGCGTTCGTCGACGGCGCCTACGGCGAGGCCGATCCGGAGTTCGTCGCGGGGATGAAGGCCCCGTGGCTGACCGACGCGGGTCACGTGTCGCTGGTCCGCGACGCCGTCGCGACGAACACGAACCACACGACCGAGATCGACTACGGTGCGATCGAGGCCGAGACGCTGTTGCTGTGGGGCGAAGACGACGTGATGCAACCCTACGACTACGCCGAGCGGTTGGCCGAAGACATCGACGACGCCACGCTCGAACCGCTGTCGGACGCCTATCACTGGGTCCCCGAGGACCGATCGGACGCCTACGGCGACCGCCTGCTCGACTTTCTGAAATGA
- a CDS encoding MaoC/PaaZ C-terminal domain-containing protein → MAYSYEPHHFEDFEPGQEFESVGRTVTESDFVMHSALAGDWTELHTNKEYAEDGPFDGRIAHGPMTFVQATGFVYRTGIVERTAYAFLGMNYMDLPNPVYIGDTLSLEMEVSEKKDVEHDDAGIVVLDTEMTNQDDTVVFQGDMKFLIKRKE, encoded by the coding sequence ATGGCATATAGCTACGAGCCGCATCACTTCGAGGACTTCGAACCGGGCCAGGAGTTCGAGAGCGTCGGCCGAACCGTCACGGAGAGCGATTTCGTCATGCACTCGGCGCTGGCCGGCGACTGGACCGAACTGCACACGAACAAGGAGTACGCGGAGGACGGTCCCTTCGACGGCCGAATCGCTCACGGTCCGATGACGTTCGTCCAGGCGACGGGCTTCGTCTACCGAACCGGGATCGTCGAGCGCACCGCGTACGCCTTCCTCGGGATGAACTACATGGATCTCCCGAATCCGGTCTACATCGGAGACACGCTCTCGCTCGAGATGGAGGTCAGCGAGAAGAAGGACGTCGAACACGACGACGCCGGGATCGTCGTCCTCGACACCGAGATGACGAACCAGGACGACACCGTCGTGTTTCAGGGCGACATGAAGTTCCTCATCAAACGAAAGGAATAG
- the paaK gene encoding phenylacetate--CoA ligase PaaK: protein MSYKQIETAPRSEIRELQNERLRETVRHAYENVDYYRRELDAAGIAPEDVQTVDDIQKLPFTTKEDFRDEYPDGLFAVDDADVRRIHASSGTTGKPKIVSYTEDDLDVWSEVVARCLAASGVEPGETVQNGYGYGLFTGGLGLHYGIEELGATVIPIGGGQTQRQVELLQDLESDVLTCTPSYSLYLAETAEEMGVDVSELPVSTVIFGAEPCTDPMREEIEERLDVTGIDIYGLSEIIGPGVSNECHEAQEGLHIWEDHFYPEVVDPETGEPLPEGEEGELVLTTLTKEALPVFRYRTGDLTTLTSAECECGRTMVRMDNVTGRADDLIIVRGVNLYPSEIEAVVLEFEAVAPYYRIDLDREDTLDTLELTIELEEGFDGDVAELRDRILTRLSNVLSFTPDELNVVEPGSIERTKVGKVKRVYDHR, encoded by the coding sequence ATGAGTTATAAGCAGATAGAGACAGCCCCCCGGTCGGAGATCCGGGAGCTACAGAACGAACGGCTCCGCGAAACCGTGCGCCACGCCTACGAGAACGTCGACTACTACCGTCGGGAACTCGACGCCGCGGGCATCGCGCCGGAGGACGTACAGACGGTCGACGATATCCAGAAGCTCCCGTTCACGACGAAGGAGGACTTCCGCGACGAGTACCCCGACGGCCTCTTCGCCGTCGACGACGCCGACGTCCGGCGGATCCACGCCTCCTCGGGCACGACGGGCAAACCCAAGATCGTCTCCTATACCGAGGACGATCTGGACGTGTGGAGCGAAGTCGTCGCCCGGTGTCTCGCCGCCTCCGGCGTCGAACCGGGGGAAACGGTCCAGAACGGCTACGGCTACGGCCTGTTCACGGGGGGGCTCGGCCTCCACTACGGGATCGAGGAACTCGGCGCGACGGTCATCCCGATCGGCGGCGGGCAGACCCAGCGGCAGGTGGAGCTGTTGCAGGACTTGGAGAGCGACGTCCTCACCTGTACCCCGTCGTACTCGCTGTATCTCGCGGAGACGGCCGAGGAGATGGGCGTCGACGTCAGCGAGCTGCCGGTGTCGACGGTGATCTTCGGGGCGGAACCCTGTACGGATCCGATGCGCGAGGAGATCGAGGAGCGCCTCGACGTCACGGGGATCGACATCTACGGGCTGTCCGAGATCATCGGTCCCGGCGTCTCCAACGAGTGTCACGAAGCGCAGGAGGGACTGCACATCTGGGAGGACCACTTCTATCCCGAAGTGGTCGACCCGGAGACGGGAGAACCCCTTCCGGAGGGCGAGGAGGGCGAACTCGTGTTGACGACGCTCACGAAGGAGGCCTTGCCCGTGTTCCGCTACCGAACCGGCGACCTCACTACGCTCACGTCTGCGGAATGCGAGTGCGGCCGCACGATGGTCCGAATGGACAACGTCACCGGCCGCGCCGACGACCTCATCATCGTCCGCGGCGTCAACCTCTATCCCAGCGAGATCGAAGCCGTCGTCCTCGAGTTCGAGGCGGTCGCGCCCTACTACCGCATCGACCTCGATCGCGAGGACACGCTCGACACCCTCGAACTCACGATCGAACTGGAAGAGGGGTTCGACGGCGACGTCGCGGAGCTTCGAGACCGAATCCTCACTCGGTTATCGAACGTCCTCTCGTTTACGCCGGACGAACTGAACGTCGTCGAACCGGGCAGTATCGAGCGCACGAAGGTCGGCAAAGTGAAACGCGTGTACGACCACAGATAG
- a CDS encoding GNAT family N-acetyltransferase, whose protein sequence is MSTDACPVWNPEHCTGTADCPPRCPRFIDRHGDPVLVVPYSASRFDDLVSMYVDYPDRHRSMGLPPATRDRIEDWLEGLLERGTNVVAASEGRIVGHAAYSPRSSREPQFVVFVDPSYHDRGIGSELCRHVVARAADAGHEALVLDVDAANERAVHVYRRMGFETIDRSGNELRMRLSFDEPIVEAVRLPPAERPVRP, encoded by the coding sequence ATGTCGACCGATGCCTGCCCCGTCTGGAACCCCGAGCACTGTACCGGAACGGCTGACTGCCCGCCGCGCTGCCCGCGGTTTATCGACAGGCACGGCGACCCCGTCCTCGTCGTCCCGTATTCGGCGTCTCGATTCGATGACCTCGTCTCGATGTACGTCGACTATCCCGATCGCCACCGGTCGATGGGACTCCCGCCGGCGACCCGCGATCGGATCGAAGACTGGCTCGAGGGGCTGCTCGAGCGCGGCACCAACGTCGTCGCCGCGTCCGAGGGACGAATCGTCGGTCACGCGGCGTACTCGCCGCGCTCGAGTCGGGAACCGCAGTTCGTCGTGTTCGTCGATCCGAGCTATCACGACCGCGGTATCGGGAGCGAGCTCTGTCGACACGTCGTCGCCCGCGCGGCCGACGCCGGCCACGAGGCGCTCGTACTCGACGTCGATGCGGCGAACGAACGCGCCGTCCACGTCTACCGCCGGATGGGGTTCGAGACGATCGACCGGAGCGGGAACGAGCTCCGAATGCGACTGTCGTTCGACGAACCGATCGTCGAGGCGGTCCGGTTGCCGCCCGCGGAGCGACCGGTGCGTCCGTAG
- a CDS encoding universal stress protein, whose translation MFRILVGLDTDENRARAQASTIESLPGSSDEITAVLAHVFQENPEGLSVQQLAGVRHAATVFDESGVDYEYYETSGDPASELIAAADEMEVDMICLAGRKRTPTGKVLFGSVTQSVILGTDRPVVTVSPDE comes from the coding sequence ATGTTTCGGATACTGGTCGGACTCGATACCGACGAAAATCGCGCGCGAGCACAGGCGTCGACGATCGAATCGCTTCCCGGTTCGTCCGACGAGATCACGGCCGTCCTCGCGCACGTGTTCCAAGAGAACCCGGAGGGGCTCTCTGTCCAGCAACTCGCCGGCGTCCGCCACGCCGCTACGGTCTTCGACGAGAGCGGCGTCGACTACGAGTACTACGAGACGAGCGGCGACCCGGCGTCGGAACTCATCGCGGCGGCCGACGAGATGGAGGTCGACATGATCTGTCTCGCCGGCCGGAAACGGACGCCGACGGGGAAAGTGCTCTTCGGGAGCGTGACCCAGTCGGTCATCCTCGGAACCGACAGGCCAGTCGTCACCGTCAGCCCCGACGAGTGA
- a CDS encoding ABC transporter substrate-binding protein: MVRDNRPRGRRRDVLKAITAGSTIGISGLAGCVGDPDELGGGDDENFDTVQFGVLEPRTGEFSSLAKEHYQGTELAIRQISDSDEYDFAIEHEEYDTQLDPATATQQAQQAVQSDGAQFISGCISSSAALAINSFAADNEVVYTPGAADISITGENCNEYVFRFETSTAQIAEVMAQWTADELGDRIVYHIADYAYGESVLNEVETRMESISDSYERVNVTRSDQGSTNFEAFISQIADVSDEADALVVGMTGADLAIFLSQASSRGLPDEIPIVTTTGSFRAVRAGGGAGVYNTYSGVRYVPELETGDNQEFVEAYENEYDAPPDNFSRVGYESIRMVANGIREAGSRAPATVRETLSGMEHDTIFGSNQFRPCDQQAMNPVWMGECVEPDSGELADVELLTQLSGEEAAPSCEETGCEL, translated from the coding sequence ATGGTTCGGGATAACAGGCCGCGTGGCCGGAGACGTGACGTACTGAAAGCAATTACCGCTGGTAGTACGATCGGGATATCCGGACTGGCCGGTTGCGTCGGCGATCCGGACGAGCTGGGTGGCGGGGACGACGAGAACTTCGACACGGTGCAGTTCGGCGTTCTCGAGCCGAGGACCGGCGAGTTCAGCTCCCTCGCGAAGGAACATTACCAGGGAACCGAACTGGCGATCCGGCAGATCAGCGACAGCGACGAGTACGACTTCGCGATCGAACACGAGGAGTACGACACGCAACTCGACCCGGCGACGGCGACCCAGCAGGCCCAGCAGGCGGTGCAGTCCGACGGCGCGCAGTTCATCAGCGGCTGTATCTCGAGTTCGGCCGCGCTCGCGATCAACAGCTTCGCTGCCGATAACGAAGTCGTCTACACGCCCGGAGCGGCGGATATCTCGATCACGGGCGAGAACTGCAACGAGTACGTGTTTCGGTTCGAGACGAGCACCGCACAGATCGCGGAGGTGATGGCCCAGTGGACCGCCGACGAACTCGGCGATCGGATCGTCTATCACATCGCGGACTACGCGTACGGCGAGTCGGTACTGAACGAAGTCGAGACGCGAATGGAGTCGATCAGCGACTCCTACGAGCGGGTCAACGTAACCCGGTCGGATCAGGGCTCGACGAACTTCGAGGCGTTCATCAGTCAGATCGCGGACGTCAGCGACGAGGCCGACGCGCTCGTCGTGGGGATGACGGGTGCCGACCTCGCGATTTTCCTCTCGCAGGCCAGTTCGCGCGGCCTGCCGGACGAGATCCCCATCGTGACGACGACCGGATCGTTCCGGGCCGTACGGGCGGGCGGCGGGGCGGGAGTGTACAACACCTACAGCGGCGTCCGGTACGTTCCGGAGCTCGAGACCGGAGACAATCAGGAATTCGTCGAGGCCTACGAGAACGAGTACGACGCCCCGCCGGACAACTTCTCGCGCGTCGGCTACGAATCGATCCGTATGGTCGCGAACGGCATCCGCGAGGCGGGGTCGCGCGCTCCCGCGACGGTCAGGGAGACGCTCTCGGGCATGGAACACGACACGATCTTCGGCTCCAACCAGTTCCGGCCGTGCGACCAGCAGGCGATGAATCCGGTCTGGATGGGCGAGTGCGTCGAACCGGATTCGGGGGAGCTCGCCGACGTCGAACTCCTGACCCAACTCTCCGGTGAAGAGGCCGCACCCAGCTGCGAGGAGACCGGCTGTGAACTGTAA